The nucleotide sequence CCCGGGCGATCAACGACGACCTGCTGCGCCAGCAGGCCGCGCTGCGAGCGACCGCGCAGGCGCCGATTCCGCCGTTGGCGATGCTGCTCGCGGCGCTCGTGCTTGGCCTCGCGGTGGGCTTTGCGGTGGTGTTGGCGCGCGAGCTGCGCCGCCCCACGGTGAGCACGGCCGACGAACTGCTCGCGATCACGGGCGCTCGCGTGCTGCTTCACGACGCCGATGCCCGGCGCACCGACGGGGCGCCGGACACCTGGGTCACGCTCCACTATGCCCTCACACCGCTCGACGATGCGGCGCAGCGCATCACGGTGCTGGCCGACCGGCCGGTGCTGGTGGAGGCCGTGCGGCGTGGGCTCGCCGCCGAGGCGTCGGAGCTCACCCTGACCGGCGCGACCACTGCGCGCAGTGTCGCGAGCGACGCCGATGTGGTGCTGGTGGCGCAGCGCGGCCGGACCGCCCTGCCCTGGCTCACTGAGGTGGTCCGCGCGCTCGCGCTCGAGTCGCGGCGCATCCGTGCGGTGGTGTTATGGACGGGCCAGCTGCCCCTCGAGCGGTAGCGTCGCTAGGATCCGCGAGATATGTGGGCCGATACCCTGCTCTCCCTCGAGCGTGGCCATCTGCAGCGCCTCGCCCTCTGGGCGGTGGCGTGCGTGCTGGGCGGCACGGCGCTGCTCGCGTGGCTCGCCGTGCGTCGCGCCACGGCGCCGATGCTCAAGCATTTCGGCATCCAGACGGCGGCCTGGGGCGCGGTCAACGGCGCGATTGCCGCGTGGGCCTGGCAGGGGCTCGCGCTGCGCGACTTCGCCGGCGCCCAGCACCTGGTGAACATCCTCTGGCTCAACACCGGCCTCGATGTGGGGTATGCCGCCGTGGGGGCCACCATCGGCATCCTCGCCTGGCGCTGGGGGCCCAAACCGGGCGCCCTGGGCGCCGGCATCGCGGTGGTGGTGCAGGGGCTGGCCCTCGCCCTGCTCGATCTGCGCCTCATTCTGCTGATCGGCCCGCTGCAGTAACGGGCCGGTCGTGCCCATCTTTCCCGGGACCATGGAACCAGTCATTCCCGACCTGCGTGAGACGCCGCGCGCCGAGGCGTATGCGCGGCTCCTCGAGATGCAACAGCTGCTGCTCGATGGCAGCACGGATGTGATCGCCGGCATGGCCACCACGAGCGCGCTGCTGCACCACGCGTTCGGCCATCTCTGGACCGGCTTCTATCGCGTCGTCGAACCCGATGCGCTGCTGCGCGTGGGTCCGTATCAGGGCTCGCTCGGCTGCCAGGAAATCCGCTTCGGTCGCGGCGTCTGTGGCACGGCCGCCGCCGAACGCCGCACGGTGGTGGTGCCCGATGTGCACGCCTTCCCGGGGCACATCGCGTGCGACGCACGCTCGCGCAGCGAGATCGTCGTGCCGGTGTACGACGCGGCGGGCGCGCTGCTGGCGGTGCTCGATATCGATTCGCCGGTGCTCAACGCCTTCGGTGACGACGATGTCGCCGGCCTCGAAGCGCTGGTGGCCTGGTTCGCCAATGCGTCGTATGTTCAGCAGCCTGCCTGACTCTCGCCGTCTCCCTCGCCCCGCCGAACCGTCCAGGCCATGACCGGCTACTCCGATCGGATCAACCACGCGTTCGCGTTCGCGGCCAAGCATCATGACCAGCAGGTGCGAAAAGGCACACGCCTGCCGTACCTCACGCATCCGGCCAATGTCGCGATCATCCTGACGCGCTACGGCTGTCGGGAAGACGCGGTGGTCGCCGGCATTCTGCACGACGTCGTGGAAGACTGCGTGCGCGACGGCTGGACGCAGGAAATGCTCGAAGAGCGCATCGGCCGGAAGTTCGGCAACAGCGTGCTCGAGGCCGTGCTCGCCGTGACCAAGCGCAAGGTTGACGACGATGGCATGGAGCTGTCGTCCGACGAGCAGAAGGACGACTACCTGCAGCGCCTCTCGCTGGCGAGCGAAGACGCGCTGTGGGTGTGCGCGGCCGACAAGGTGCACAACGCGAATTCCATTCTGTCCGACTTGCGACGCACCTCGTTCCCCGAGACGGTGTGGGGGCGCTTCAACGCCGGCCGCGACGGCACGGTGAAGTACTACCGCCGGGTGGCGAATCGGCTGCGGGAGATTGGGTTCAACGAGTCCATTGTGGACGAGCTCGAAGCCGCGGCGGCGGGATTGGAGTCGGCGTGAGCGGTCACGGATACTCGTTGTCATCCGTGAGAGTGGGCCGCTCGACTCGCACCGTACTTTAGGAGCCAGGGGGGAGTCGTCAGGGGGAAGTCGTTCACTCCTCCCTGACTACTCCCCCCTGGCTCCTTAACTACGGTGCGTGTGACCAGCATACCCGCGCGGTGCGCGCGTTCGCCCGTCAAGCGCTCTGATACGTGCGCTCGACGTACTCGTTGAGAATGCCCAGGAACTCCTGCACGATCGCATCACCCTTGAGCGTCGTGAGCAGCTTGCCGTCCACGTAGACCGGCGCCTTGGGTTCTTCGAACGTGCCCGGCAGCGAAATGCCGATGTTCGCGTGCTTGCTCTCACCCGGGCCGTTCACGACGCAGCCCATCACGGCGACCTTCATGTCGACCACGCCGGGGCGGGATTCGCGCCACACCGGCATCTGCTCGCGCAGGTAGCCCTGAATGTCTTCCGCCATGTGCTGGAAGAAGGTGCTCGTGGTGCGGCCGCAGCCGGGGCAGGCGGTGACCTGCGGGGCGAAGGAGCGGAGGCCGAGCGACTGCAGGATCTGCTGGGCGACGAACACTTCTTCGCGGCGGTCGCCGTTGGGCTTGGGGGTAAGAGACACGCGAATGGTGTCGCCGATCCCTTCGCTCAGGAGAATGGCGAGCGCGGCGCTCGAGGCGATCACGCCCTTGTTGCCCATCCCCGCTTCGGTGAGCCCGAGGTGCAGCGGGTAATCGCAGCGTGCGGCGAGGCGGCGGTAGCACTCCACGAGATCGGGGACGACGGAGATCTTGGCGCTCACGATGATCTTGTCGTGCGCGAGCCCCACTTCTTCGGCGAGGGCGGCCGAGCGGAGCGCGCTTTCGAGCATCGCATCCATGTAGACGTCCTTCGCGTCGCGCGGCGTGGCCGAGCTGGCGTTGGCGTCCATCATGCTCGTGAGCAGGTCCTGGTCGAGCGAGCCCCAGTTCACGCCGATACGGACCGGCTTGCCATGATCGATGGCGGCCTGGACGATCGTGGTGAAGTTCGTGTCGCGATGCTTGGTGCCGACGTTCCCCGGGTTGATGCGGTACTTGTCGAGCGTGGCGGCCGTCTTCGGATACTTCGTGAGCAGCAGGTGCCCGTTGTAGTGGAAGTCGCCGATGAGCGGGACGTCGAGCCCCATGTCGTCCAGGCGCTGCCGGATCTCGGGGACGGCCTGCGCGGCTTCGTCGTTGTTGACCGTGATGCGGACCTTCTGGGACCCCGCTTCGAACAGCTCGGCCACCTGCGTGGCGGTCGCGGCCGCATCGGCGGTGTCGGTGTTCGTCATGGACTGTACGACCACCGGGGCCGACGAGCCGACGGGGACGCCGCGGACGTTGACGGTGACGGTGGGGCGACGACGACCAAATCCAGAAGCAGACGACACGGTGAAACCCGGGATGAGAGGTGGCAGTAGACTGGGGGAAAGCTAGCGAGCGCCGGGTGCGCTCCCCAAGTTGACGCCCATGGACGAACCCGCGAACCCCACCCCAGAGATCCCGGCCGACGCCCCCCCGGCGCCGGCGGCCCCCCGGAAAGGCTTTTTCCGGCGGCATTGGCTCCTGACCACCCTGCTGGTGGTCGTGGGGCTCCCCGTGGGCGGCCTCGCCGCCTGGACGGCGGTGACCCTCAACTGGAGCTATTCCAGCGGCAAGCGGGCCGGCTACGTCCAGAAGATTTCCCGGAAGGGGTACCTCTGTAAGACGTGGGAAGGGACGCTGTATACCGACATCGCGAAAGGGTTCCGGTCCGACAGCTTCTCCTTCTCGGTGCGCAACGATTCCATCGCCCGCAAGATCGAGGAACTCAGCGGCAAGCGAGTTGCGGTGGACTATCAGCAGCACATCGGGGTACCAACGTCGTGCTTCGGTGACACGGAGTATTTCGTCACCGGTGTGCAGGTGATCCCGGAGTAACCGGGACGCCTTTCGTCCCAATTTTTTGGAGGTATCGATGACTCGTGCCCTGCGTCTGATCGGCGTGGTCGCTGCGCTTGCCGTTCCCGCCCTCGCGTCGGCCCAGGCGGCCGCCGACAAGACCGTCTCCTTTGGCGTGAGTGGCGGCCTGTCCGTCCCGATGGGCGACCTCGGTGATGGCGCCAACAGCGGCTTCACCGTGGCCGGCCACGCGTTCTACAAGCCCGCCGGCATCAGCGCCGTCCGATTCCGTGGCGATGTGGCGTACGACAAATGGGGGGTGAAGGACGCCGGCGGCGACGCCGATCTGCGCAGCCTCAGCTTCGTGGCCAATGCGCTCTATGACTTCCCGTCGCAGTCGAACGTGCGTCCGTATCTGATCGGCGGGCTTGGTGCCTACAACAGCAAGGCCATTATCAACCTCGGACAGGTTACGGCGTCGACCAACAGCAGCACCGACCTCGGCCTGCAGGTGGGCGGTGGTCTCACCTTCAAGCTTTCGGGCTTCGATACGTTCGCCGAGGCCAAGTTCGTCAACGTGTTCACGAGCGGCTCGAGCACGACCTGGCTGCCGATCACCTTCGGCGTGCGGTTCTAGACCGACCAGCGCCAGCAATCGAAACGGGGGGCACGCGATCCGCGTGTCCCCCGCTTGGTTTTCGGGGGGCGAGGTGATCAGCTTTCCCCCGCCATGGCTGCTCCCATTCTCATCATCGGCGCCGGGGTCTCCGGACTCGTGTGCGCCATCGAACTGCATCGCGCGGGTCGCGAGGTGCTCGTGGTAGACGCCGCGCCGGACGTCGGTGGCCGCGTGCGTACCACCGTGCGCGACGGGCTCGTGCTCGATCACGGCTTTCAGGTGCTCTTCACCGCGTATCCCACGCTGCGCGGCTACCTGAACTACGACGCCCTGCAGCTCCGCCGCTTTCAGCCCGCGGCGCGCATTGTGTCCGGCGGTCAGGTCTCGCTCATTGGCGACGCGCTCAAGGATCCGAGCCTGCTGGTGAACACCGTGCTCGCCAAGGCGATTGGCGTGAGCGACAAGCTGCGCCTGCTCACGCTGCGGCGCTTCGCCCAGGGGCTGAGCTTTGACGACTGCTTCTCGGCGACGTACGCGAACACGAGCACGCGCGACTTCCTGCGCGCGCGTGGCTTCAGCGAGCAGGTCATCACCGACTTCTTTGCCCCCTTCTACGGCGGCATTCTGCTCGATCGCGGGCTCACCACCACCGCGTCGGTGCTGCTCTTCACCTTCAAGATGCTCGCCGATGGCGACACCGTGGTGCCCGCGGCCGGCATGGGCGCCATCACGCGGCAGCTCGCGACGCTGTTGCCCGCCGGCGCGGTGCGCACCGGCGTGCGGGTGCAGCAGCTGCGCGTCTCGACCGAGGGCAGTGCGGCGCGGGTGACCGGCGCGGTGCTCGCCGACGGCACCACGCTCGAGGCGGCGCATGTGGTGCTCGCCATCGATGCGCCTACGGCCAAGCAGCTCGCCGCCACCGTCGGCCTCTCGCTGCCGGAGCCCGAGGGCGCGCTCGGCTGCACCACCGTGTACTACACTGCCCGGCAGTCCCCCATTCCCGGGAAGGCGCTCTGGCTCAATGCCGATGCGGGGGCGGTGATCAGTCACGCGGTCACGCTCACCGACGTGGCGCCGGAGTACGCAACCGGAGGGCGCGCGCTGATTGCCGCGACGGCGGTGGGCGCGCCGGCGGCGCTGAGCGACGAGGCGTTCGACTCTGCCGCACAGCAGGAGCTGTGCGCCATGGGGGGCGTGCGTGCCGAAGCGGCCGGGCTCGAGCGCGTGGGGCTCTGGCGTGTGCCGTATGCGCAATTCGCGCAGCCGCCCGGCTGGCGGGAACAACGACCGGCCGTGGCGTGTGGTATGGCAGGGTTGTGGCGCGCCAGCGAGGTGCTCCACTCCAGTTCCCTCGAAGGTGCCGCGCGCGGTGGGCTCACCGCGGCGCAGGCG is from Gemmatimonadaceae bacterium and encodes:
- a CDS encoding GAF domain-containing protein, with amino-acid sequence MEPVIPDLRETPRAEAYARLLEMQQLLLDGSTDVIAGMATTSALLHHAFGHLWTGFYRVVEPDALLRVGPYQGSLGCQEIRFGRGVCGTAAAERRTVVVPDVHAFPGHIACDARSRSEIVVPVYDAAGALLAVLDIDSPVLNAFGDDDVAGLEALVAWFANASYVQQPA
- a CDS encoding HD domain-containing protein is translated as MTGYSDRINHAFAFAAKHHDQQVRKGTRLPYLTHPANVAIILTRYGCREDAVVAGILHDVVEDCVRDGWTQEMLEERIGRKFGNSVLEAVLAVTKRKVDDDGMELSSDEQKDDYLQRLSLASEDALWVCAADKVHNANSILSDLRRTSFPETVWGRFNAGRDGTVKYYRRVANRLREIGFNESIVDELEAAAAGLESA
- the ispG gene encoding flavodoxin-dependent (E)-4-hydroxy-3-methylbut-2-enyl-diphosphate synthase — its product is MSSASGFGRRRPTVTVNVRGVPVGSSAPVVVQSMTNTDTADAAATATQVAELFEAGSQKVRITVNNDEAAQAVPEIRQRLDDMGLDVPLIGDFHYNGHLLLTKYPKTAATLDKYRINPGNVGTKHRDTNFTTIVQAAIDHGKPVRIGVNWGSLDQDLLTSMMDANASSATPRDAKDVYMDAMLESALRSAALAEEVGLAHDKIIVSAKISVVPDLVECYRRLAARCDYPLHLGLTEAGMGNKGVIASSAALAILLSEGIGDTIRVSLTPKPNGDRREEVFVAQQILQSLGLRSFAPQVTACPGCGRTTSTFFQHMAEDIQGYLREQMPVWRESRPGVVDMKVAVMGCVVNGPGESKHANIGISLPGTFEEPKAPVYVDGKLLTTLKGDAIVQEFLGILNEYVERTYQSA
- a CDS encoding opacity family porin: MTRALRLIGVVAALAVPALASAQAAADKTVSFGVSGGLSVPMGDLGDGANSGFTVAGHAFYKPAGISAVRFRGDVAYDKWGVKDAGGDADLRSLSFVANALYDFPSQSNVRPYLIGGLGAYNSKAIINLGQVTASTNSSTDLGLQVGGGLTFKLSGFDTFAEAKFVNVFTSGSSTTWLPITFGVRF
- a CDS encoding FAD-dependent oxidoreductase encodes the protein MAAPILIIGAGVSGLVCAIELHRAGREVLVVDAAPDVGGRVRTTVRDGLVLDHGFQVLFTAYPTLRGYLNYDALQLRRFQPAARIVSGGQVSLIGDALKDPSLLVNTVLAKAIGVSDKLRLLTLRRFAQGLSFDDCFSATYANTSTRDFLRARGFSEQVITDFFAPFYGGILLDRGLTTTASVLLFTFKMLADGDTVVPAAGMGAITRQLATLLPAGAVRTGVRVQQLRVSTEGSAARVTGAVLADGTTLEAAHVVLAIDAPTAKQLAATVGLSLPEPEGALGCTTVYYTARQSPIPGKALWLNADAGAVISHAVTLTDVAPEYATGGRALIAATAVGAPAALSDEAFDSAAQQELCAMGGVRAEAAGLERVGLWRVPYAQFAQPPGWREQRPAVACGMAGLWRASEVLHSSSLEGAARGGLTAAQALLYTA